A region from the Leptolyngbya iicbica LK genome encodes:
- the ggt gene encoding gamma-glutamyltransferase: MAHRGGTGKGVVAAGHALTAAAGAEILRQGGNAFDAAIAAVMTAWVTESVLTSAGGGGFLLAHTHNGRNCLFDFFSQTPRSNRLSRSPDFYPIYANFGDTVQEFHIGLGSIAVPGAAVGLLHVHERLGKLPLAAIAEPAIHHAQQGVTVNPFLAYVYELLDPILTATDAAKAMYTQQGKLLRAGDTLAMPDFAKTLKLMVEHGAAIFCEGAIAQQIDRDCRAAGGYLTLADLQAYRVIERQPLSLSYRDTTFLTNPPPSSGGTLIAFALKLLETLDWRQLPHGSDRHLACLSQVMALTNTARRDGFDHCLYDPDVATAFLQQSHLQPYQATLADRVNRLGSTTHVSVIDSEGNAASVTTSNGEGSSYVVPQTGMMLNNMLGEEDLHPQGFHQWAQNQRISSMMAPTMILQEGQPELVLGSGGSNRIRTAILQVIANVVDFGMPLEAAIAAPRIHWERGTLHLEPAAHLPLEALNDLPDTDTVIPWQQQNMYFGGVHAVGVDAQGNLHGAGDARRGGAVAFA, translated from the coding sequence ATGGCGCATCGCGGCGGGACTGGCAAAGGCGTGGTCGCGGCTGGTCACGCCCTAACGGCGGCAGCCGGGGCAGAAATTTTGCGGCAGGGGGGCAATGCCTTTGATGCGGCGATCGCCGCCGTGATGACCGCTTGGGTCACCGAGTCAGTGCTGACGTCAGCCGGCGGTGGTGGTTTTTTGCTGGCCCATACCCACAATGGCCGCAACTGCTTGTTCGACTTTTTTAGCCAAACGCCCCGGAGTAATCGCCTCTCGCGATCGCCAGACTTTTATCCGATTTACGCCAACTTTGGCGACACCGTGCAGGAATTTCACATTGGGCTGGGGTCGATCGCAGTGCCCGGAGCCGCAGTAGGACTGCTGCATGTACACGAGCGCCTGGGCAAGTTGCCCTTGGCAGCGATCGCTGAGCCCGCCATTCATCACGCGCAGCAGGGCGTCACGGTCAATCCGTTTTTGGCCTACGTTTATGAATTGCTAGACCCGATTTTGACGGCGACAGACGCAGCGAAGGCGATGTATACCCAACAGGGCAAACTGCTGAGAGCAGGCGATACGCTGGCGATGCCGGACTTTGCCAAGACGCTGAAGCTGATGGTGGAACATGGGGCGGCCATCTTTTGTGAGGGGGCGATCGCCCAGCAGATCGATCGCGACTGTCGAGCGGCGGGGGGGTATCTCACCCTGGCTGACCTGCAAGCCTATCGCGTCATCGAACGGCAACCCCTGAGCCTGTCGTATCGCGACACGACTTTTCTGACGAATCCGCCACCTAGTTCCGGCGGCACGCTGATTGCCTTTGCCCTCAAGCTGCTGGAAACGCTGGATTGGCGGCAGTTGCCCCACGGCAGCGATCGCCACCTCGCTTGTCTGAGTCAAGTCATGGCCCTTACCAATACGGCCCGTCGCGATGGATTTGATCATTGCTTATACGATCCCGATGTGGCGACGGCATTTCTGCAACAGTCACACTTGCAGCCCTATCAGGCCACTCTCGCAGATCGGGTTAACCGTCTAGGCAGCACCACCCACGTCAGCGTTATCGACAGCGAGGGAAATGCGGCCAGTGTCACGACTTCCAATGGCGAAGGGTCTTCTTACGTGGTGCCGCAGACGGGCATGATGCTCAACAACATGCTGGGCGAAGAGGACTTGCATCCCCAAGGCTTTCATCAGTGGGCTCAGAATCAGCGCATTTCGTCCATGATGGCCCCGACCATGATTTTGCAAGAGGGGCAGCCGGAACTGGTGCTCGGCTCAGGCGGCTCGAATCGTATTCGCACCGCCATTTTGCAAGTAATCGCCAATGTGGTGGACTTTGGGATGCCGCTCGAGGCCGCGATCGCCGCCCCCCGCATCCATTGGGAACGGGGTACATTGCATCTAGAACCCGCGGCCCATTTACCCCTTGAAGCCTTGAATGACTTGCCCGATACCGACACGGTGATTCCCTGGCAGCAGCAAAACATGTATTTTGGCGGTGTCCACGCCGTTGGCGTCGATGCCCAGGGCAACTTGCACGGCGCTGGCGATGCCCGTCGCGGTGGAGCCGTGGCGTTTGCCTGA
- a CDS encoding TIGR00341 family protein produces MSLRLIEVFLPDDCTQQVETLLADQTIINTWYEPRFQDQVWVRILVQTQDAETIVDQFFDQFHDIEGFRLLLLVVEASLPNSDQEDREVTELPSKSELKTDLNPQLARINREEIYDRVAQSANLSWVQLAMVILSTLIAAIGILRDSQAVVIGAMVIAPLLKPNMGLAVATTLGDRQLALRTIGAGTLGILLSLVLSIGIGNFADVALTSTEITSRLRVGWPDGILALASGIAGAIALTTEERSSLVGVMVSVALLPPLVVLGLMVGAGYWSEALGAGLLTITNLICLNLAAVTTFWVQDLRPRQQHDVPEAKRVTQFAYSIWLLLLVGLIGTVIVVRMYGLHQTA; encoded by the coding sequence ATGAGCTTACGTCTGATTGAAGTATTTTTGCCAGATGACTGCACCCAGCAGGTGGAAACGTTGCTTGCCGACCAAACGATTATCAACACCTGGTATGAGCCACGTTTTCAAGACCAAGTCTGGGTGAGAATTTTGGTCCAGACGCAGGATGCCGAAACTATTGTCGACCAGTTTTTTGACCAGTTTCATGACATTGAGGGGTTCAGACTGCTCCTGTTAGTGGTGGAAGCTTCGCTGCCTAATTCGGATCAAGAGGACAGGGAAGTTACCGAGTTACCCTCCAAGTCGGAATTAAAAACTGATTTGAATCCGCAACTGGCGCGGATTAACCGCGAGGAAATTTACGATCGCGTGGCCCAGAGTGCCAACCTGTCTTGGGTGCAGTTGGCAATGGTCATTTTGTCGACGCTGATTGCCGCGATCGGTATTTTGCGCGATAGTCAAGCCGTCGTCATTGGGGCAATGGTGATTGCGCCGTTGCTGAAACCCAACATGGGACTGGCGGTGGCAACGACCCTGGGCGATCGACAGCTCGCTCTCCGCACCATCGGGGCTGGCACCTTGGGCATCCTGTTGTCTTTGGTGCTGTCAATCGGGATCGGTAACTTTGCCGATGTCGCCCTTACCTCAACTGAAATTACCAGCCGTCTCCGAGTCGGCTGGCCAGACGGCATTCTGGCTCTAGCTTCGGGAATTGCGGGAGCGATCGCACTCACGACCGAAGAGCGCAGCAGTCTCGTTGGCGTGATGGTATCGGTGGCGCTGCTGCCGCCCTTAGTGGTTTTGGGGTTGATGGTCGGAGCGGGCTACTGGTCAGAAGCGCTGGGCGCGGGCCTCCTGACGATCACCAACTTGATTTGCCTCAACTTGGCCGCAGTGACTACCTTTTGGGTGCAAGACCTGCGCCCAAGACAACAACACGATGTACCAGAGGCCAAACGGGTCACCCAATTTGCTTACAGCATTTGGCTGCTATTGCTGGTGGGCCTGATTGGCACGGTGATTGTCGTCCGCATGTATGGACTGCATCAAACCGCTTAA
- a CDS encoding carbohydrate ABC transporter permease: MVPLSENSKQLALWRSLIPYLFLAPALTVLGLTVFWPAIQALYLSFTSYGFDVTQPPLWIGLDNFRELLGDRTFWTTVKNTLLYLIGVVPLLAILPLLLAILVNQKLRGMRWFRVAYYTPVVISMVVAGIAWRWLYAENGFFNQILIGLGLTESGIPWLTSPALAMPSVMVVTIWKGLGYYMVIYLAGLQTIPPDLYEAAAIEGSDGWRKHWDITFPLMRPYIFLVTVISAIAATKVFEEIYIMTQGGPLNSSKTIVYYVYELAFQELELSYACTVGLALFLVILALSILRLMSDRGEVV, translated from the coding sequence ATGGTGCCATTGTCTGAAAATTCGAAGCAACTAGCACTTTGGCGATCGCTGATCCCCTACCTTTTCCTCGCGCCCGCATTGACGGTGCTGGGGCTGACAGTGTTTTGGCCCGCGATTCAAGCGCTGTATCTGAGCTTTACCAGCTACGGCTTTGACGTGACCCAGCCGCCATTGTGGATAGGGCTGGACAATTTTCGGGAGTTGCTGGGCGATCGCACCTTTTGGACTACGGTCAAAAATACCCTGCTGTATCTAATTGGCGTGGTGCCGCTGCTGGCAATTTTGCCGCTGCTGCTGGCGATTTTGGTGAACCAAAAGCTGCGCGGAATGCGCTGGTTCCGAGTGGCGTACTACACCCCGGTTGTGATCTCCATGGTCGTTGCGGGCATTGCCTGGCGCTGGCTTTATGCGGAGAACGGCTTTTTTAACCAGATTTTGATTGGGCTAGGACTAACGGAAAGCGGCATTCCCTGGTTGACCAGTCCGGCCCTGGCGATGCCCAGCGTCATGGTGGTGACGATTTGGAAGGGACTGGGCTACTACATGGTGATTTATCTGGCGGGGCTGCAAACCATTCCCCCTGATTTGTACGAGGCAGCGGCGATCGAGGGGTCTGACGGCTGGCGCAAGCATTGGGATATCACCTTTCCCCTGATGCGGCCCTATATTTTTTTGGTCACGGTGATTTCCGCGATCGCCGCCACTAAGGTCTTCGAAGAGATCTACATCATGACCCAGGGGGGACCGCTCAACAGTTCTAAGACCATCGTTTACTACGTCTATGAGCTGGCGTTTCAAGAGTTGGAGCTGAGCTATGCCTGCACCGTCGGCCTGGCACTGTTTCTCGTGATTTTGGCATTGTCAATTTTGCGGTTGATGAGCGATCGCGGCGAAGTCGTTTGA
- a CDS encoding UPF0175 family protein, translated as MGLVISDEFLQTAHITETDLKLEIAILLFQQEKITLGTASHFVGMNQLEFQRLLGSRKIPIHYGVEDLQQDLKTLEANDWR; from the coding sequence ATGGGTTTAGTCATTTCCGATGAGTTTTTGCAAACAGCACATATTACTGAAACCGATCTCAAACTCGAAATTGCCATTTTGCTATTCCAACAGGAAAAAATTACTCTCGGCACTGCCAGTCATTTTGTAGGGATGAATCAACTGGAATTTCAGCGCCTATTAGGTAGTCGTAAAATCCCCATTCATTATGGTGTTGAAGACTTGCAGCAAGATCTCAAAACTCTAGAAGCAAACGATTGGCGATGA
- a CDS encoding NAD(P)H-dependent oxidoreductase, giving the protein MKNIFIINAHEAYPFSPGKLNATLVDQAKTELLQQGYDVQITTMQDDYNVDQEIEKHQWADAIIVQTPVNWMEVPWSFKRYMDTVYSAGMDGRLCAGDGRTRQDPSQQYGTGGTLTGKKYMLSLTLNAPKEAFNDPDQWFFEGKTIDDLFWPMHLNFKFFGMEPLETFACFDVMKNPDIENDFQRFSAHLKQQFA; this is encoded by the coding sequence GTGAAAAACATTTTCATCATCAACGCCCACGAAGCGTATCCGTTTTCCCCCGGCAAGCTCAATGCCACGCTGGTTGATCAGGCCAAAACTGAGCTGTTACAACAAGGCTACGACGTCCAAATCACCACCATGCAGGACGATTACAACGTTGATCAAGAAATTGAGAAGCACCAATGGGCCGATGCCATCATTGTGCAAACTCCGGTGAATTGGATGGAAGTGCCCTGGAGCTTTAAGCGCTACATGGATACCGTTTATTCGGCGGGGATGGATGGCCGACTCTGCGCTGGCGACGGCAGAACTCGCCAAGATCCCAGCCAACAATACGGCACGGGGGGAACGTTGACGGGCAAAAAGTACATGCTCTCTTTGACCTTAAACGCTCCTAAAGAGGCCTTTAATGATCCCGATCAGTGGTTCTTTGAAGGTAAAACCATTGATGATTTATTCTGGCCCATGCACCTGAATTTCAAATTTTTTGGCATGGAGCCGCTGGAAACCTTTGCCTGCTTTGATGTCATGAAAAATCCTGATATTGAGAATGATTTCCAGCGATTTTCGGCTCACCTCAAACAACAATTTGCTTGA
- a CDS encoding DUF4231 domain-containing protein — MKEPVERYKPLSPAETFEDRRQQALDQCDHLIRDFARRATRHKTRYKRLQIASVTLAISTTILAALSASALLGQWEWIVTAVSGLATLATTLLSQTHTQKMWVESRNMSQQFQMELFLYLQASGEYLHARDEAESLKMFSQRLMNVWSQAQEKWSQRASSAG, encoded by the coding sequence ATGAAAGAGCCTGTGGAGCGTTACAAACCCCTGTCACCTGCGGAGACTTTTGAAGATCGCCGCCAGCAGGCCCTTGACCAGTGTGACCATCTAATTCGTGACTTTGCTCGGCGGGCCACTCGCCACAAGACTCGCTACAAGCGATTGCAGATAGCGAGCGTCACCTTGGCGATTAGTACCACTATTCTCGCAGCGCTGTCGGCCAGTGCCTTATTGGGTCAGTGGGAGTGGATTGTGACGGCAGTCAGTGGCCTCGCCACCCTCGCAACGACCCTTTTGAGCCAGACCCATACTCAAAAAATGTGGGTTGAGTCCCGCAATATGTCGCAGCAGTTCCAAATGGAACTGTTTCTCTATTTGCAGGCGAGTGGCGAGTATCTGCATGCCCGAGACGAGGCAGAGAGCCTTAAGATGTTTTCTCAGCGCTTGATGAATGTTTGGTCTCAGGCGCAGGAAAAATGGTCGCAACGAGCGTCTTCGGCAGGTTGA
- a CDS encoding HNH endonuclease, translating to MPAITQEMIRASYDIAKQIYDGAISHKDGLDELVDHYGMNRNSAGDYVHNYKCMLEARRFPRTSNAYGTEYYLQKIHEDGGRTCLLNALSALRQHIDYYEDIGNTTLHKQREICARFTKIAAVDIQEIFPSEVTEEDESLLEGKTRKVSVNVYERNPIARQQCVDHYGCKCVICDFDFEETYGDIGKSFIHVHHLVEISSISNEYSIDAINDLRPVCPNCHAMLHKKKPAYTISEVKQYLTTRPT from the coding sequence ATGCCAGCAATCACACAAGAAATGATCCGTGCCTCATATGATATTGCCAAACAAATATATGATGGCGCCATTAGCCACAAAGATGGCCTAGATGAGTTAGTAGATCATTACGGTATGAACAGAAATTCTGCTGGCGACTATGTACACAATTACAAATGTATGCTAGAAGCACGCAGATTCCCCAGAACTAGCAACGCCTACGGGACAGAATATTATCTTCAAAAAATCCATGAAGATGGCGGAAGGACGTGCTTATTAAATGCTTTATCTGCTCTCAGACAACATATTGATTATTACGAAGACATAGGCAATACGACTCTCCATAAGCAAAGGGAAATATGTGCGAGGTTCACTAAAATAGCGGCTGTTGATATTCAAGAAATATTTCCAAGTGAAGTAACCGAAGAAGATGAGTCCTTACTCGAGGGGAAAACCAGAAAGGTTAGTGTCAACGTCTATGAGCGCAACCCAATAGCTCGACAGCAATGTGTAGACCATTATGGTTGCAAGTGCGTGATTTGTGATTTCGATTTTGAAGAGACTTATGGAGATATAGGAAAATCATTTATACATGTTCACCATTTAGTAGAAATATCATCAATTAGCAATGAATATTCTATTGATGCAATCAACGACTTGAGGCCCGTCTGCCCGAATTGCCATGCAATGTTACACAAGAAGAAACCTGCGTACACAATTAGTGAAGTCAAACAATATTTAACAACCCGTCCAACTTGA
- a CDS encoding CDGSH iron-sulfur domain-containing protein, producing the protein MESPNVAAKQPKVMELEPGDYWYCTCGNSDNQPFCNGAHQDTGFTPMKFTIEEKKQVALCQCKQTGNAPFCDGSHAKL; encoded by the coding sequence ATGGAAAGCCCAAACGTGGCTGCCAAGCAGCCCAAAGTCATGGAGCTAGAGCCCGGTGACTATTGGTATTGCACCTGTGGCAATTCTGACAATCAACCCTTTTGCAACGGGGCTCACCAAGACACTGGCTTTACGCCGATGAAATTTACCATCGAGGAGAAAAAGCAAGTAGCCCTGTGTCAGTGCAAACAGACCGGGAATGCCCCTTTTTGCGATGGCTCCCACGCCAAACTCTAA
- a CDS encoding SDR family NAD(P)-dependent oxidoreductase, with the protein MGQRRVLITGCSSGIGRSLCEEFHRRGDIVIATARQPDSIADLQATGLHTYRLDVTQADQIAQLVATLQQVGLVPDVLVNNAGYGLFGPVMDLPPAAIATQFATNVTAQVQLVQAIAPLMKAQGGGLILNIASVSSVFTTPFAGAYAGSKAALRALSEALRMELAPFGIQVVTVHPGAIASKFGDNAQLPAAALPEDSWYTPIADKVQMRATLSQQNATSSDEFARQLGQKVDRGALPPEIWLGKKSWQLPFLKRWLPARLLDRLQSKRFGLNTLR; encoded by the coding sequence GTGGGTCAGCGTCGGGTGTTAATTACGGGATGTTCTTCGGGGATTGGGCGATCGCTCTGTGAGGAGTTTCACCGTCGGGGCGATATTGTCATCGCGACGGCCCGGCAACCAGACTCGATCGCCGATCTGCAAGCAACGGGCCTGCACACTTACCGCCTGGATGTCACCCAAGCCGACCAGATCGCGCAGCTCGTCGCAACGTTGCAGCAAGTGGGACTGGTGCCCGATGTATTGGTGAACAATGCGGGGTATGGCTTGTTTGGCCCGGTGATGGATTTGCCCCCAGCGGCGATCGCGACTCAATTTGCGACGAATGTCACGGCGCAGGTGCAACTGGTGCAGGCGATCGCGCCCCTGATGAAAGCGCAGGGCGGCGGCCTGATTTTGAATATTGCCAGCGTCTCCAGTGTCTTTACCACGCCTTTTGCGGGGGCCTACGCGGGCTCAAAAGCGGCACTGCGGGCACTCTCGGAAGCGTTGCGGATGGAGCTGGCTCCCTTTGGCATTCAAGTGGTGACGGTGCATCCGGGAGCGATCGCCTCCAAATTTGGCGACAATGCGCAATTGCCAGCCGCCGCCCTCCCCGAAGACTCTTGGTACACCCCCATTGCCGACAAAGTGCAAATGCGCGCCACCCTATCTCAGCAAAACGCTACCTCCAGCGACGAGTTTGCGCGTCAACTCGGCCAAAAAGTCGACCGTGGGGCGTTGCCGCCAGAGATTTGGTTGGGCAAAAAAAGTTGGCAACTGCCCTTTCTCAAACGCTGGCTCCCTGCCCGGCTGCTCGATCGCCTGCAAAGCAAACGCTTTGGGCTGAATACCCTGCGTTAG
- a CDS encoding winged helix-turn-helix transcriptional regulator, producing MGDITNISTDSQGRKVVAEPCLEPCPIERGMRLLGGKWKGSILWHLKDGPVRFNDLARQLGGASKKMVSQRLQEMEEAGLVKREVISDRPIAVAYEITEFGRSAVNFLEILKDWVESHEI from the coding sequence ATGGGCGACATTACCAACATCAGCACTGACAGTCAGGGCCGCAAGGTCGTTGCCGAGCCATGTTTAGAGCCTTGCCCCATTGAGCGCGGGATGCGCCTGTTGGGGGGCAAATGGAAGGGCTCGATTCTCTGGCATCTCAAAGATGGGCCGGTGCGCTTCAATGATCTGGCTCGTCAGTTAGGCGGAGCGAGTAAGAAAATGGTGAGCCAACGCCTACAAGAAATGGAGGAAGCGGGTCTGGTGAAACGAGAAGTGATTAGCGATCGCCCCATCGCCGTCGCCTACGAAATTACTGAGTTTGGGCGATCGGCCGTTAACTTCCTAGAAATCCTCAAAGACTGGGTAGAAAGCCATGAAATTTAG
- a CDS encoding NAD(P)H-quinone oxidoreductase subunit 5, producing MEPIYQYAWLVPVLPLVGAAIVGTGLISYSQTTSTLRRPSAVFIVSLTGAAMVLSFLLFFSQVQGHEAYTRTIEWASAGDFTLTMGYTIDHLASLMLVIVTTVAFLVMVYTDGYMAHDPGYVRFYSYLSLFSSSMLGLVISPNLLQIYVFWELVGMCSYLLIGFWYSRDGAADACQKAFITNRVGDFGLLLGMLALFWATGSFEFDIMGDRLTALVENGSLTAGVATIFAVLVFLGPVAKSAQFPLHVWLPDAMEGPTPISALIHAATMVAAGIFLVARMFPVFEDLPTVMTAIAWVGCFTAFMGASIAITQNDIKKGLAYSTMSQLGYMMMAMGVGAYGAGLFHLMTHAYFKAMLFLCSGSVIHGMEEVVGHDPVLAQDMRLMGGLRKYMPITSATFLVGTLAICGIPPFAGFWSKDEILGSTFSVSPVLWAIGWLTAGITAFYMFRMYFSTFEGEFRGTNKEIQTQLKREQLMAMGASLGPGAMNPQELTLDAEEEHGDDHHHAETPHESPISMTLPLVALAVPSVLVGLVGTPFVNYFEAFIHPPSEEVEALLPWSEALAEFEWSEFILMAGSSVGIGLLGISLAILMYAQKKIDPAAIAKQIQPLYKLSKNKWYIDEIYDAVFVKGCRGLAKQALTMDIRIVDGIVNLAGFVTLVTGEGLKYLENGRAQFYALIVFGAVLGLVLVSGIT from the coding sequence ATCGAGCCAATATATCAATACGCGTGGCTAGTGCCAGTGTTGCCCCTGGTGGGGGCCGCCATTGTCGGCACTGGCCTCATCAGCTATAGCCAAACGACGAGTACACTTCGGCGACCGTCGGCGGTGTTCATTGTCTCCCTCACTGGGGCGGCCATGGTGCTGTCATTTCTCCTCTTCTTTAGTCAGGTGCAGGGCCACGAAGCCTACACCCGCACCATCGAGTGGGCTTCAGCGGGTGACTTTACCCTCACCATGGGCTACACCATCGACCACCTGGCATCGTTAATGCTGGTGATTGTGACGACGGTGGCGTTTCTCGTCATGGTCTACACCGACGGCTATATGGCTCACGACCCTGGCTATGTGCGCTTTTATTCGTACCTCAGCCTGTTCAGTTCCTCCATGCTGGGTTTGGTAATCAGCCCCAACCTGCTGCAAATTTATGTGTTTTGGGAACTGGTGGGCATGTGTTCCTATTTGCTCATCGGGTTTTGGTATAGCCGTGACGGCGCGGCAGATGCCTGCCAAAAAGCTTTCATTACTAATCGGGTCGGCGACTTTGGCTTACTGCTGGGCATGTTGGCGCTCTTTTGGGCCACGGGCAGCTTCGAGTTCGACATTATGGGCGATCGCCTCACCGCTTTGGTGGAAAACGGCAGCTTGACGGCTGGCGTAGCGACTATCTTTGCAGTTTTGGTGTTCTTAGGCCCGGTGGCCAAGTCGGCCCAGTTTCCGCTGCACGTTTGGCTACCGGACGCCATGGAAGGTCCGACCCCCATTTCCGCTTTGATTCACGCGGCGACGATGGTGGCAGCGGGCATCTTCTTGGTGGCGCGCATGTTCCCCGTCTTTGAAGACTTGCCCACGGTGATGACGGCGATCGCTTGGGTGGGCTGCTTCACGGCCTTTATGGGTGCCAGCATCGCCATCACGCAAAACGACATCAAGAAAGGTCTGGCCTATTCCACCATGTCCCAGTTGGGTTACATGATGATGGCCATGGGCGTCGGCGCTTATGGGGCGGGCCTCTTCCACCTCATGACCCACGCTTATTTCAAAGCGATGCTGTTCTTGTGCTCCGGTTCCGTGATTCACGGGATGGAAGAAGTCGTCGGTCACGATCCGGTATTAGCGCAAGATATGCGCTTGATGGGCGGCCTGCGAAAATATATGCCGATCACCTCCGCGACCTTCCTGGTTGGCACCTTAGCCATTTGTGGTATTCCGCCCTTTGCCGGGTTCTGGTCTAAGGATGAAATTCTGGGCTCCACCTTTTCCGTCAGTCCCGTGCTATGGGCCATTGGCTGGTTAACTGCAGGGATCACCGCGTTCTACATGTTCCGCATGTACTTCAGCACCTTTGAAGGTGAGTTTCGCGGCACTAACAAAGAAATTCAGACGCAGCTCAAGCGAGAGCAATTGATGGCCATGGGTGCTTCTCTCGGGCCGGGGGCAATGAATCCCCAGGAGTTGACACTGGATGCCGAAGAGGAGCATGGTGACGACCATCATCATGCAGAGACGCCTCACGAATCGCCGATTTCCATGACGTTACCCTTGGTGGCGTTAGCCGTTCCATCCGTTCTCGTCGGTTTAGTGGGCACGCCCTTTGTGAATTACTTTGAGGCGTTCATCCATCCCCCCAGTGAGGAAGTCGAGGCGCTGCTGCCCTGGTCAGAAGCCCTGGCCGAATTCGAATGGTCGGAGTTCATCCTCATGGCGGGCTCCTCGGTGGGCATCGGCCTGCTCGGCATTTCTCTGGCCATCTTGATGTATGCCCAGAAGAAAATTGACCCGGCAGCGATCGCCAAGCAAATCCAGCCCTTGTACAAACTGTCGAAGAACAAGTGGTACATCGATGAGATTTACGATGCTGTCTTTGTGAAGGGTTGTCGTGGTCTGGCCAAGCAAGCCTTGACCATGGATATCCGCATCGTCGACGGCATTGTGAACCTGGCGGGCTTTGTCACGCTGGTCACCGGCGAAGGGTTGAAGTACCTGGAGAATGGTCGGGCCCAGTTCTATGCCCTGATCGTCTTTGGTGCAGTGCTTGGTCTGGTGCTGGTATCGGGAATTACCTAA
- a CDS encoding glutathione S-transferase family protein has translation MASPDIHLYTASTMNGWKPVIFLEEAGVEYDLTYIDFGKKEQKSDWYMRLNPNGRIPTIVDRSNDDFAVFESGAILWYLAEKYQQFLPVGEKARSEALQWLMFQMAGIGPMMGQAMYFQRIAAPKGIQDDYAIDRYVTESRRLLEVLDKQLADKPYILGDEFTIVDIATYPWVRSYPWAKVSVDGLDNFQAWCDRIDARPATQKAVTIPKPFPAFFGQGDEAASQAENASRF, from the coding sequence ATGGCATCCCCCGATATTCATCTCTACACCGCTTCCACCATGAACGGTTGGAAGCCTGTCATCTTTCTCGAAGAAGCTGGAGTCGAATATGACTTGACCTACATCGACTTTGGCAAAAAAGAGCAAAAGTCTGACTGGTATATGCGGCTGAACCCTAACGGTCGCATTCCCACGATTGTCGATCGCAGCAACGATGATTTTGCCGTGTTTGAGTCGGGGGCCATCCTCTGGTACCTGGCCGAGAAGTATCAGCAGTTTCTGCCCGTGGGTGAAAAAGCCCGGTCGGAAGCGCTGCAGTGGTTGATGTTTCAGATGGCGGGCATCGGCCCCATGATGGGTCAGGCCATGTACTTTCAGCGCATTGCCGCCCCCAAAGGCATTCAGGATGACTACGCTATCGATCGCTACGTCACCGAATCTCGCCGCTTGCTCGAAGTCTTAGACAAACAGTTAGCCGACAAGCCTTACATCCTTGGTGACGAGTTCACCATTGTCGATATTGCGACCTATCCCTGGGTGCGGTCTTATCCCTGGGCCAAGGTTTCCGTTGACGGACTAGATAACTTCCAAGCCTGGTGCGATCGCATCGATGCTCGCCCCGCCACCCAAAAAGCCGTCACCATTCCCAAACCTTTTCCCGCCTTCTTTGGCCAGGGCGACGAAGCGGCTTCTCAGGCAGAAAACGCCTCCCGTTTCTAG
- a CDS encoding DUF3368 domain-containing protein, with protein MIVVSNTSPIFYLSTIGQIELLNQLYGEIVIPTAVYNEITHVGNTDVSAREVPTLSWVKIQPATDQAFVNKLRATLDLGEAEAITLAVELKADRLLMDERLGRAAAIGAGLQVTGVLGILIAAKRNNLIREVKPLLDDLIEQVGFWIDAQLYAEVLQVVDESA; from the coding sequence ATGATCGTAGTCAGTAATACGTCACCGATCTTTTACCTATCTACCATTGGCCAAATCGAGTTACTCAACCAGCTCTACGGTGAAATCGTAATTCCAACGGCTGTTTACAACGAAATTACTCATGTCGGCAATACTGATGTCAGTGCTAGGGAGGTGCCAACTTTAAGTTGGGTTAAAATCCAACCCGCCACTGATCAAGCATTTGTAAACAAACTAAGGGCCACACTCGACCTTGGAGAAGCTGAAGCGATCACCCTCGCCGTCGAGTTAAAGGCTGATCGTCTTCTGATGGATGAACGCTTGGGAAGAGCTGCCGCAATAGGAGCAGGGCTTCAAGTGACCGGTGTCTTAGGTATCCTGATTGCCGCCAAACGTAATAACTTAATTCGGGAAGTAAAGCCCTTGCTTGATGATTTGATCGAGCAAGTCGGCTTCTGGATTGATGCGCAGCTTTATGCCGAGGTACTACAAGTGGTGGATGAGTCAGCATGA